The segment TTTTTGTGAACAAATCTGAACCAACGATACATGCAGATATCgcatatatattacaaaattgttTATGATTAACATAAGAATCTCTGTATCATTTTGACTTgtgattcttgaaaagattATTGGGAAAGTACTGTAATCATGTGCATTCATATGCAGACTTGAAACCCTTATTCTAATCGAGCCCTGGCTccgggaatatatatatatatatattgtattaattaaatgtggatcatgttTACTTAGTCATCATTGGATATGGACTTTTTCTGCAAttagtataatatatatatatatatatatatatatatatatatatataagcactaaataatcacaactaggtactgaaaattttcgccccagcccggagTCGAACGGGCTGGGgctaaaattttcagtacctagttgagattatttagtgctttatatatcaattaattgattatcacatgtatcgtttagatcctaggggtaaacataaggttgggtgttataattgtttgtttgtgctttatatatatatatatatgtgtgtgtgtgtgtgtgtgtgtgtgtgtgtgtgtgtgtgtgtgtgtgtgtgtgtgtgtgtgtgtgtgtgtgtgtgtcgtgatttaaatatattcatcTGACCCCCATTTTCGTACTTGTTCATTATATTTTACtacttttcgtcatttacttcaataaatgacattttttcactTCTACATGGTGTTACGTGTTGTTTGCCTGCTTTTAACAAAAAACAAGTCCAGTCGCTTGGCAGGAGAACTAAGGAACATAAATATATGTAAGGGGACACGAACTGCGGTGCTTTACACCGGCATACTTCACGTAGAGCGTTAgcaattcttaaaaagtatgctggcgtgaagcgttgtaGTTCATACCCCcatgtattttccaaaataaaagtgaaatttatttctgatatttacattctactttcttTCTATAGGAATTCTCAGTTGTCAAAATAgacgtacatgtactatattcatTCGAGCATtgttcatatttaatttaaacaatattttattatgtatgaaacattGTTCATATttgcatcgcattcatgaggaaatgactaccACTGCAGTTGGTAAGGACATCGAAGGCAAAAAAACATTGTGATTGTAGATATTAGCAAATAAACTTTGACATACCGTTATCGAGTACATTGACGTGCCCAATGGCTAAATTGACACAAGAACCCAAGATATCCAGTGCCAAATTTGACGGGTTTTCCACAAGGAGCTCTACTGATAAAGTCAACATCACACCCAGAGATCAATTTTCTATCAGAAATACTTTAATGTAACTTAGATCTATGGTTCAATTTTCACGTCTGCAAAATATATATcagagatttatatgatatctttaaaaattgggaggtagaaaacctgaatattaagttttgtaaacatctactgggtgccggtaaaagaagtactaatattgcaataatctctgaatttgggtagatatcctatgttctgctctataatccaaagtattttactatattggcaTAGACTTGAACATTGCCCAGAATCACCcctgttatacagtgcttatacagagaatatcaatctgaattcatataatataaattgttggtacaaaaacatttattttaagagaaaaatgggcattttgatacccaattgtaaaaatcacaaattctcatttttcaaaaaacaaatgaagaatcaggtacggaaacaatttttactttactggtcaaaacgacgtgaagagggtcagaaatcaggaaaactcacaacatatttttcgtataaagaaaactttactatggaaagttatatatttttagaatccctagaattaagaaaaactctatgtagatttcgaattagtgcacatgaccttcgaattgaaagaggaagatacgaatttacaaaaaccaattctggccagaagatttctttagaaagaaacaaaagaatatgtgaaatatgtaaccttaattgtgtagaagacgaatttcatttccttactgattgtccattctatgttgaacaAATTTTTTATCTATCttacaaataaggacaaatttacttggttgatgattaatgaagacaaaccagtaattgtcaaattgagtgaatatttagtgcaaactttcagaaaaagaagtgatgctttaaaactgcaaaaatcattatagtttattattcatatgttggtataatactgatactgtccatttacttgtgtatatacatgaatagcaattcatatatgtatgtacttgtttccacaacatgctgcatccacatctatgtaacctgtagttaatgttgtaaactttcttttttgaatttccttctttataaactgtcttactgttatgccctctgagcccaaaattggaataaacttatctgaTCTTATACCATAAGCAGGTCATCTGTTAATACGATCATGTAATGTACTATGCATTACGTGTGCCTAAACGcaagtttgtttgttttatcatatacaatgtacatgtagcaagaAACATAACTCTTGAAAGATTTGCAGACATACGAGCTGTGCAAAACAGTGTGTTTCGAGGTGCCGTGCTGCTGGCCCATGATTACTGGCAAGAAGATTCTACACCCTCCTAAACAAATGAGTGAAGTTGGCCAATGATTCCCTCTGAAGAGCATACTAAGAATATAGGAAATATTCAAggaaatgtatttttgattttgaattccTATTCAAACCCAACAATAGTCAATTCTGAATCTGTACTACAATAGagtgcttgcatatcaatatgactaatcatggccagTGGCTTTTGATACTTAAAATTTCAAAGATTATATACATTTCAATAttaattttgatcccctattgaagccccatcctacccccaggctTGAAGTACCTAAGAATGCTTACGTATTAATATGGATAGTCATAGCCCTTTTGctcttgagaacaagatttttaatgatGAGACCCCCCCATTTATCACCATGTAAACTTTTGACTCCCTATTAGggtcccatcctacctccggggccatgatttgaacctGAATCTGTTCTACCCgtggatgcttgcatattctTATGACTAATCAATCATGGAACTGTTGCTATAGAGAAAAAGATCTTAGAAGTTTCCCCCCATATAAAACGCTGTTCCATGTTGTGGTCTCAACCTACCAAACCGGGGCCATAATCTGAACAAACACTACCCGAGGATGCATGTttattgatatgactaatcacgaccctgttgttcttgagagaaagatttttttcaaaatatcccCCTTAAAACTTTAATTCCCTATTAAGGTCCCACCCAACTCCGGGACCATGATataaataaacttgaatttgcactacttGGAGATGTTTGCAAATGAATGACTAATCATGACACtgctattttaaagattttttcctaaatattccatgtaaaattttgatcacctattgtaaccccatcctacccccggggaccacgatatgaacaaacttgaatctgcactacctaggGATGCGTGCATATTGATACATAACTAATCCGCTGACCTACAGAAAAAGATTTTAGAAAGTTTGCCTATATATTCCCTTGTAAAATTTTTATCCTCTATTGTAGCcctaccctacccccgggggtcatgatttgaataaacacaTCTAATTAATTTTGTACTAACTGAGGATCCTTTCCAGTAAATTGTTGTTTCCTTTTTTGTTTGGCCCagtggtggttttttttttttttgggggggggggggacttttaaaaataacctcataaaattttcactatttctaaATCATCTCCCCTTAAAATAGAGCGTGGCTTTTCctttaaacaaaattgaatctccCGTCTTCCAAGGATGCTTCGTGGGAAGTTGGGTTGAAAATCAAGCCATTGGTTCTGAGGAAGTCGAAAATGGTAAAAAGTTTACGGACGGACGCCGGGTAAAATGCGAGCtaaaaatcaaagaattttAAACCAGTTTCTATTGTGATGTTATGATATTTTATACATCAAGAGTATCTCATGAActtatttttaacaaaacattAACCAGTTGCATAGGTATTAACATTCTCCCTCTCTCTCGGCTAATGGCGTCACTACGTTTacactcactatacatacaATTTGGATACGTCTTTTTTTCCAAACTGGTGTCATCATTTGAAGAATATTTAACGTATACTATATATAGTTAAGCTTGCATACACACATTTTGTAATGTACGATCCAATGGTTCCACAAAAAAAGAGTCCCCCTCCATTAATCCTTGAATGGGggtgtgacccttcatttggACAAACGTACTGAATCCTCTTTATCCAATGATAATTTATGCCAAGTGGAACAGGCAACACGATGGCCAACAGACAGCATCAGTTAATTAAGTGAATTTCTACTCTCGCTTCAAGTGGGTTTAGATGAATCAGATTAAGAACTGGAGGACTTTCAACCATAACCATTTCACTTGACATCACGCCGCGCGCCGATGGTGATTAAGCCATCTTAAAGAAACAattctgtgggtttttttttttttattgtttcaaaTAAATCGACTGaatgtataattataataattatacaaGTGTGAGGTTTTTTGCGGATCAAATTAAGCACATcgaattgttttgaacatattttattgaataatcaaACGGATTGGAGTCCGAGACGAGTTCTTTAAACTTACTGGCTCTGTTAAATATTACAGATGATATGACATGCGCATTGAACAGAACAGATCACAAATAACATAGTTCATAGTCATTACTTAACAGGATTCATCTATAAAATGAACAGCAGCAAAAATACTGGTATTGGTTTGTAATGACAAATTTGTATTCCTCAGAATAGCAGGTTTGTATCTATGTTGATCAAATCAATTCTGAATAGTcgattaaaaagaatatttctaGCATATGTATAAATTTTTACAACCAAAACAGAAATTCACATGTGATACACATCTTCATTTTAGCCACAAAAAAACATAGAGGACCATTGATAATGTTAAGCTTGTACTCGTATCTTAGTTCAGTGTGAAATGATATTGGTATAACGTTTTCCAAATGAATACAGTGCCGAACTAGAACCATTAAGTTATGTATTTGTGAGATGAATTGATTGGGGTGATTGCCCTTgcttctacatttaataaattccagtGTTTTACAGCATCTGGTACAAATGACTTTTTGAATAATTCTAGATTACATTCTTGGCACAATAAACTGATCTTTGTTTCGCGTGTTTGAAAATGCTTTTTAGGGGCGATATTGCGTAAATATTCAactacatttccaatgttgatTTTGAACATCGTAGTTATTTTTACAACATAATGCcttgttttcaaaagtttcCCAGTCGGTTTCGAAGCACAGTGATTCTTTAGAAGCAAACATAGGAAGACGGGGTAACAACTCTATAGCTGCAGATAGTTGTACTTTTTCAGCGTCTTGTATAGAGCAGTCATCCCAAACAGTAGAAGCGTATTCAAGTGTAGGTCTAATAAATGAAGTGTACAATCTTGGAAAGATTTGCCCTGCCCAttctaaattttgatttttttcatcaaCATACTTAGACTAGCTGAGGTTGTGTGACAATGTGGAATCAAATTACAGCATTGGCTATGTCTTCAAAACGGATCTCTTATCACAGGTCAATGCGAAACGTCATCATCATCTATCATTCTCACTGATTCATCACATATCATCGTATTTCATATCGTTAGACGATAAACACGGACAGCAAGATCGCAACAGACCTCCATGAGCAGCTTTTTTCCTCGTTATCTGGGCGTATTTCGAACTGTCCCAGTCGTAGATTTGTAGAAGCGAAGTCCGAGTGCCGCGTAGTGCCACGATCAAGCGATTATCTACGATAATGACATTCGTCGGTTTGACGTCCACGCCAAATTCGTAGGTGTTTTCCACGGGTGTTGTAAGGTACGCCCCTTCCGGGGAGAAAACTTGCACTCTAAAGTTATTGGCATCTGCAACGTAAATGTTATCAAACTCATCGACGAACACACCTTGTGGGTAGAAGAACTCGCCATTTTGTGAGCCTTGCTTGCCAAATATGTGAAGAATGGTGCCGTCAGTCTTGTGGATCTTCACCCGATGGTTCCCGCTATCGGACACAACAATATCACCCTTACTGTTGACAGAAACGTAATACGGCAACAGAAAATGGTTTGGACCACTCCCTCTAGAGCCGAACTTGATCGATGGTTTCTTTCGTTCTGTAAATATGTGAATGTTGTTGTGTTGTAAGCTAGATATTACAACTTTACCCATTCTTGAAACACAGATTCCGAAGGGATTTTCGTATTTGTAAAAAGAGCCATAGGACGCAATGACGTTgcctgtatgtccatattcccTCATAATAGACGACCCTGCACGACTAACCGTCAGTAAAATAGACCCCTGTGCAGTGACTGCAATATCACGGATTGAGCAATCACACACAAACCCTCCAAGGTGGTCTCCTGATTTAGAGTAGGTTAAAACTTTGTTCAGACTGCAGTCAACGACCAGTATGTCTCCAGTCAGTGGAGAGAAGGTTAGACCAGAAACGTGAACCAGACCATCTTGGTCTAAACCAAAGTGGCCGAACGTTCGAAGCAGTTTTGGGGACCCACATCTTGTGAATCTCGCGGAGTATTTGTCAGGTTGCAATAAGGGTATGGATAAGTTTTCACTCCCCTGAAGTTCGCTTCTTTCAAAACTTCCTGATACTGCAAATTCATTGGAATGTTGTACTGTATCTTGTAAGCTGAGAATAAAATGATTGTCAGGAAATCCAAGCACACCGTTAGGGGGGATGTACACAATCTGAAACAgtgaaataaatacatactgtatacatatgtatgctCTTCTATAAGTTCTATATAGATCTTGTTATTCAAAAGAGAATGGTGAAAGATCAAATCAGAGACAAATATGTCTCTGATCATTAAATCTTATTCAAATTATGCATACTTTGTATCTAAGATTCTATAAACTGCGAATATCAGTCTTGTTTGTGAAGAAGTCAAAGCAGAGCAGATTCCATTCGTATAAAACAGATTCAATTTCTAAACTTAATATTAAAAAGTTGAAATTAGCTCTCCTTTACGTCACCGGATAAAGGATACATTTCAACGTGCACATTTCTCCGTATTAAATTGTCTTATCATGTGTAGCAAGATTTAAAGAGGCATTTTGTGTACCAtagtttgtattttattttatttattaattaattaaatcaatgtagATCTAGATCTAGTCAGTATATCGATGTCGTGTGGTACAACAAGAGATAGATTAACTCTTCGACAAGTTTCCACAATCCATTTCCTACTAAAAACTGATACACACACCCAGAAAGcttaataatattttttaatcaacATAATAACATACCTGTCGGCAAATTGGACAAGGGAAATGTCCAAGAGATTCGAATCTACTGACGACGTAATCCCTGAGGCAGTCCTCACAGAACGTGTGCAGACAGGACAAAGCCTTAGGTCTTTTGAAATGTTCCATACATATTGAACACGACAAGAACGACTCCTCTATCTGTCCCGCAACTGAAGATCTTGCCATTGTTTCCCCCTtctgtttacatgtatgtacattgaaCAATTCCTGTCATAAGCACATGATCAGTCAAGCTATATTTAGAAAGGTGCGTTTAGTTTCCAAGTAAATTTTGAGGTGAATGCGAAAGATTTATAGAGACAGTAAGTCAGATTTGATGATTTGTATCacataattataattttcattatattctttttgaatttttctatatatatatattagataattGTATGGTTCTTATCACAATCCATATATGGTTTTGTGCTACATTAATTTCAATATTATCCGTATACGTTTGTTGTTCTTTCACACACGTGTTCAACCGGAGTGAAGTCCAATAGCCGGAATGATAGGGTAAAACCCAGAATGACGTTTAAAATGATCGGAATGAAATTTGCATtgattgtattgtattttgtaAACATCCGAGTATTTTGAATAAATGAATCATTAAATTGTTTGATTGTGAAATATCCGGCGATAAAAAAATAGCTTTGGTTTCTGAGTTTTAGACCTAGTTGTTCTGAGGAAATTCAAACCATGAAAAGTTGGACAACTTGATGAACATGACttttatatacatatcatatatatcatttcatcaaaatgatttagaaatatataaatacatgtatcatcctGATCATTTTGAAAAGGCGTCAGTCCGGTTTTATTTTGTCATTCCGGTTATTAGGTGTCGCTCCTGTTATTCTGTGCGCCGTGTTGAACGTCTTCTGGTATGTTGAGTAAAGTTGCCAATTTTAGGTATTTTAAAGATTCATCTGCATATATTATTGTAACACCGTGTACTTATTAAAGTTGCATCAGTGTTAATGATAAAATGTAAGTGAAAAGGACAcaaattataaacaaaacaaacaaatgacaTTTAGCCTGCTGTCAGTACATTGCATCATACATGAAGTAGCTGTCgcatattctctttagagaagtcgagaggcatagccttcatcgacttctcttcgcaagcattcatattttgattctggaaaacgtgtaaatgccggagtcggtgaccaggtgacggtttatgcttcgaccgacgtttcgactcaaatgtgcctggatttacgcaatagacaacttgttttcaaacatttagcagtaatgcacaaaaccgtcacaaggaaataacacttacttgcttttaatccattttcaacatgtcccctgtcccaggtttaaatcacaactctgtttactttctattaactggtcccctattttGACAACttccaagaccagttaacgtaaacccgggacaggggacatgttgaaaatagattaaaagcaagtaagtgttgatttcattgtgacggttttgtacattactgctaaatgtttgaaaacaagttgtctattgcgtaaatccaggcacatctgagtcgaaacgtcagTCGAAGCATAAAACGTCACCGACTctggcatttacacgttttccagaatcaaaatatgaatgcttgcgaagagaagtcgatgaaggctatgcctctcgacttctctaaagagaatagctGTCGCACTGTACGTGTCTTTCAGTTTCAGAATGGCATCTGCATCAGTTCTTTCTCGATTGAACCAACGTGCAAAGCAGGCGGAGTCGATGATAACAGATTTAAAGCAACAGATAGCAATTCTTAGACAGAATGCAGGTTTGTGTTAGGCCAAATAAAATTATATCTCTGTTTCCTGTTACATGTCAGAAAAAAATTGATCTAGGtaggtagttttttttttgtttttgtttttttttttgaatgaaGGTGTGTTGTACGAATTGTAGACACACAGTCCTCTACAAGTGCTAAAATAATTAATActggtttttgttttcttttaataaacaatcattacagtttgtaattcatttataaaCATTAAAGGTCACTTTAGATCAACAATAACATCCAAAAGTCACTCCAAACTGCCATACAATCTGGCCACGACAGGCTTTTTGCCATCATTTTCACATTCATT is part of the Ostrea edulis chromosome 2, xbOstEdul1.1, whole genome shotgun sequence genome and harbors:
- the LOC125682562 gene encoding tripartite motif-containing protein 2-like, whose protein sequence is MARSSVAGQIEESFLSCSICMEHFKRPKALSCLHTFCEDCLRDYVVSRFESLGHFPCPICRQIVYIPPNGVLGFPDNHFILSLQDTVQHSNEFAVSGSFERSELQGSENLSIPLLQPDKYSARFTRCGSPKLLRTFGHFGLDQDGLVHVSGLTFSPLTGDILVVDCSLNKVLTYSKSGDHLGGFVCDCSIRDIAVTAQGSILLTVSRAGSSIMREYGHTGNVIASYGSFYKYENPFGICVSRMGKVVISSLQHNNIHIFTERKKPSIKFGSRGSGPNHFLLPYYVSVNSKGDIVVSDSGNHRVKIHKTDGTILHIFGKQGSQNGEFFYPQGVFVDEFDNIYVADANNFRVQVFSPEGAYLTTPVENTYEFGVDVKPTNVIIVDNRLIVALRGTRTSLLQIYDWDSSKYAQITRKKAAHGGLLRSCCPCLSSNDMKYDDM